In Gaiellales bacterium, the genomic stretch AACATGGCCTACGCGGCCGCGGCCTCGAGCTCGGCGATCACGATCTTGCGCATCCCGAGCATGGCCGTCATGGCCCGCTGCGACCGCTCGCGGTCGGGGTCGGCCAGGAGCTCGGTGAGCCGGGTCGGCACGATCTGCCACGAGAGGCCGAAGCGGTCCTTGAGCCAGCCGCACGGGCCCTGCTCGCCGCCTTCGGAGAGCGTCTCCCAGTAGCGGTCGACCTCGGCCTGGTCGGCGCAGTCGACCTGGAACGAGACGGCCTCGCTGAACGTGAAGTCGGGGCCGCCGTTCAGCGCGGTGAACGGCTGGCCGTCGAGCTCGAAGCTCACGACCATGACCATGCCAGCCTCGCGCGGCCCGGCCTCGCCGAAGCGGGCGATGTCGACGATCCGCGAGTTGGGGAACACGGACGTGTAGAAGCGGGCGGCGTCCTCGCCCTGGGTGTCGAACCACAGGCATGGGGTCGGCTTGGGCATCGCGTCTCCTCTCGGTCGGTCAGGTCACGGTACAGACGGAAGCGCCAGGAGGAACTCATCGCGGGTGGCTGGGGACAGTCCCCGGTGGGCGCAACGGAAATGTCACGGCCGACGTTCGGGGTCTGACCCCGCTTACGATCCGCCACGTGACGGGGACGCTCATCTGGGACGGGCTCGAGAACGTCCGCCGCCCGCGCGACGCGCGGACGCGCGTCGACTACCGGGATCACGCGGGTCGTCGACCTGCGCTTCCCGGCCGAGCTCGAGGAGGACGCGCGCGCTGGGTCGCGAAGGCGGCCGACGAGCGGGAGCGGGCCCACCGGCTCGTGTTCGCGCACGCGGCCGCGCTCGACCGCCTCCGGGCGCGTCTGCACGCCTGATCCGCCCGTAAACCGCGTGTTGCGCATGTTTGACCACATGCTGCCGATTACTTGGCAGATGTTCTTCGTACACCAAATCGGGCTGGACCTCGTCTGGACGATCGTCGCTGCCTTCGGCGGCGGCGGCGCGCTGCTGCTCCTGTACTGGATGCAGCGGCTGCGCAGGGGCGTCGAGGAATCCCTCCGGCAGGCGCTGACGGACGACCTCACCGGCCTCGGCAACCGCCGCCGGCTGCTCGCCGACCTCGAGCGCGCGATCGCCGAGGGCACCGACCACTCCCCCGCCGTGCTCGCCATGTTCGACCTCGATGGGTTCAAGGCGTACAACGACACCCACGGCCACCCCGCCGGCGACGCCCTCCTGGCCCGGCTGGGCGCGCGCCTCGCGGCGACGTTCGCCGGATCGGGCGCCGCCTACCGCCTGGGCGGCGACGAGTTCTGCGTGCTCAAGCACGGCTCGCCGGCGGAGCTCGAGGAGGCGATCCGCCAGGCCCTGGACGCACTCACCGAGGAGCACGCCGAGATCCGCTCGTCGTGCGGGTTCGCGCTCCTGCCGCGCGAGGCGCGCGACGCGTCGTCGGCGCTCCGCATCGTCGACCAGCGCATGTACGCGCAGAAGGACAACCACCGCGTCTCGGTCAGGCGCCAGGTCCGCGACCTGCTCCTGGCCGTCGTCGACCAGCACGCGCCCGAGCTGCGCCCCCACTCCGACTGGGTGGCCGATCTGGCCCGCTCCGTCGCCAGCCACCTGGCCGTCGACCCCGAGGCCATCGACGACATCGTCCTCGCCGCCGACCTGCACGACATCGGCAAGGTCGTGATCCCGAGCTCGATCCTGCACAAGCCCGGCCCGCTGGACAAGGGCGAGTGGGAGGTCATGCGCCGCCACACCGTCACCGGCGAGTCCATCCTCATGTCCGCCCCGCCGCTCCGCGGCGTGGCCAAGATCGTGCGCTCGACCCACGAGCGCATCGACGGCGGCGGCTACCCCGACGGGCTCGAGGGCGACCAGATCCCGCTCGGCGCGCGCATCATCGCCGTCTGCGACGCGTTCGACGCGATGACGAGCGACCGCGCCTACCGGCGGGCGATGCCGCGCGAGGCCGCCATCGCCGAGCTCGAGGCGGCATCCGGCACCCAGTTCGACCCGATCGTCGTCGCCGCCGCCCGGGCGGTGCTCGAGCACCCCGGCGCCGAGCGGCCGTCAGGCGAGCGGCGCCCGTCGCCGCGCACGCCCGACCTCTCCCCCGTCGCCCGCATCCAGGGCCTCCTCGACGTGATCCGGCTCGTCCGCGTGCAGGACGACCCCGACCGCCTGCTCGACGAGATCGCGGTCACCGTCGGCCGCGCGCTCGGCCTGGGCACCGTCGTCATCAACATGTACCGGCCCGAGTGGGACGACTACGTCGTCTCGAGCGTCCACGGCAACGAGGAGGCCCGCGCCACTCTGCTCGGCTCGGAGTACTCGAGCGCCTGGTTCGAACCGATCATGGACGCGAAGTACCTGCGCCGGGGCGCATATGTGATCGAGCAGGGCACGTTCGACTGGAGCTCGCACGTCGCCGACCGCTACGTGCCCAGCGAGCCGGCGAGCGAGATCCCGAACGCCTGGCAGCCCGAGGACGAGCTGTTCGTCCCCTTCCGGCACTCCGACGGCCACATCCTGGGCATCTTCTCGGTCGGCGAGCCCGCCTCGGGCCTGCGCCTCTCCGACGAGGAGCTCGACGTCCTCGTCGCCGTCACCTCGCAGGCGGCCGTGCTGGTCGAGGCGGCCCAGGCGACGGCCAGCTGGGAGCGGACGCAGAACGCGCTGACGGAGCTGCTCGAGATCTCGTCGACGCTGCTCGAGCCCGGCTCCGTCGCCGAGGTGCTCGAGCGCGTGTGCGCCGGGATCGGCTCCGCGCTCGAGTTCGACAAGGTGCTGGTGCAGCTGCACGACCCCGCGGCCGGCGTGCACCGCTGCGCCGCGTCCGTCGGGTTCC encodes the following:
- a CDS encoding VOC family protein, with protein sequence MPKPTPCLWFDTQGEDAARFYTSVFPNSRIVDIARFGEAGPREAGMVMVVSFELDGQPFTALNGGPDFTFSEAVSFQVDCADQAEVDRYWETLSEGGEQGPCGWLKDRFGLSWQIVPTRLTELLADPDRERSQRAMTAMLGMRKIVIAELEAAAA
- a CDS encoding HD domain-containing phosphohydrolase, whose amino-acid sequence is MFDHMLPITWQMFFVHQIGLDLVWTIVAAFGGGGALLLLYWMQRLRRGVEESLRQALTDDLTGLGNRRRLLADLERAIAEGTDHSPAVLAMFDLDGFKAYNDTHGHPAGDALLARLGARLAATFAGSGAAYRLGGDEFCVLKHGSPAELEEAIRQALDALTEEHAEIRSSCGFALLPREARDASSALRIVDQRMYAQKDNHRVSVRRQVRDLLLAVVDQHAPELRPHSDWVADLARSVASHLAVDPEAIDDIVLAADLHDIGKVVIPSSILHKPGPLDKGEWEVMRRHTVTGESILMSAPPLRGVAKIVRSTHERIDGGGYPDGLEGDQIPLGARIIAVCDAFDAMTSDRAYRRAMPREAAIAELEAASGTQFDPIVVAAARAVLEHPGAERPSGERRPSPRTPDLSPVARIQGLLDVIRLVRVQDDPDRLLDEIAVTVGRALGLGTVVINMYRPEWDDYVVSSVHGNEEARATLLGSEYSSAWFEPIMDAKYLRRGAYVIEQGTFDWSSHVADRYVPSEPASEIPNAWQPEDELFVPFRHSDGHILGIFSVGEPASGLRLSDEELDVLVAVTSQAAVLVEAAQATASWERTQNALTELLEISSTLLEPGSVAEVLERVCAGIGSALEFDKVLVQLHDPAAGVHRCAASVGFPEGDKATETPTTDADLRRLLDPQFEINGCYLLPYAEGAARMSQASIAYTSQYNGAGPNAWHHHWLCVPLRARDDSLVGVIWADDPTDRMLPHPRRLQALRLFANQATSALATAKVLDRLSGAGEDAVERAA